The proteins below come from a single Treponema phagedenis genomic window:
- the queD gene encoding 6-carboxytetrahydropterin synthase QueD — MYEVRVEADFVAAHFLTDYHGKCERLHGHNYRVLAHAQGTELDEGGMLFDFGILKKALREVCAQLDHRNLNDFSFFNGNPSAERIAEFIFTEIKKLSPDCPLVAVDVYETPTSRARFYQENRLVLKS, encoded by the coding sequence ATGTATGAAGTAAGAGTTGAGGCTGATTTTGTCGCTGCCCATTTTTTAACCGATTATCACGGAAAATGCGAGCGATTGCATGGGCACAACTACCGTGTGCTGGCGCATGCACAGGGCACCGAGCTTGATGAAGGCGGTATGCTTTTTGACTTTGGTATTTTAAAAAAAGCCCTTCGCGAGGTATGTGCGCAGCTTGATCACCGCAACCTCAACGACTTTTCCTTCTTTAACGGCAACCCAAGCGCAGAGCGGATTGCGGAATTTATTTTTACCGAAATAAAAAAGCTCAGTCCCGATTGTCCGCTGGTTGCCGTCGATGTCTACGAGACGCCTACTTCCCGTGCACGGTTTTATCAGGAAAACCGGCTTGTGCTTAAATCATAA